The following DNA comes from Tunturibacter psychrotolerans.
CGAATTGTTCGCGCGCGGCTTCGCGTTCTCCGTTCTTGAAGAGGAGATTTCCCAGGTTTGCCCGGCAAGACGGACGATCGGGGTGGTAGCCCACCGCCAGCTCATAGAGACGCCGGGCCTCGGGAATTTCGCGCGACTTCAGAAGCAGATTCCCCAAGTTGTTCAGCGCGCCGAGGTGCGACGGTTCGTGATCAAGCAGGTCTCGATATGCGTCGCGAGCCTCCTGCAGGTGGCCCGTCTGTTCCAGGAAGCAAGCTCGTTGAAACATAAGCGTAATCGACTCGGGTTCGACTGAAAGACGCGCCTCCACATGCTGCAACGCCACCTGCATGCCGGTGTGCTGCCGCGCCTCCGGAGTCTCTTCCATCTCGAGCGCCCCAGCCCGTGGGCTTTGCTCGTTCTGCAGCGCTCGTCCCAAGGCCAAGGTCTCGGTAAGAAGGGTTCGTATTTCACTACGACTCGTGCGATGGTTCACAATCGCCGCACGTATCGCCAACGCGCCCTTCATTCTAGTTGTCGAAGGTGCCACACTGCCGCACTCTTGCAAATTAACGACAATCTGCGCGTTGATGCGGTCCGAATCCTCGGTTCGATAACGAAAGCACACGATGTTTAATTCCACCGGAGCCAGTAGTTCAAGCTCCGCTCTTTCGGCGATGAGGCTTTCGAGATAACTTGCTAGCTCGCAGGTTTGAGAGATCACCGCGCCCAGCGTTTGGATTCCGTGAACCTTCAGTGTGAACCAGGTTTTCAATGCGTGGAAGCCGCGTGAGAGATCGGGTCCGAAGTCGCAGGGCCACGGCGCACCCGCAGCCAGACCGCGCACCTCGCGCTTCAGGTACGCAGGCGACGACTCGAAAGACTGCTGATGAAGCTGCCCGTCTCGCACCAGGATAAAGCCGGCGTCGTAGGGGACGTGTCCCCATTTGTGAAAGTCAAAAGCAAGCGAGTCCGCGCGTTCGATTCCTCGAAGGCGCGGCGCAATGTCGGCAGCCAGCATCCCCAGCGCACCGTAAGCTCCGTCCACATGAAACCATAACTTCTCACGTTGACAGAGATCGGCCAACGCGGCAAGATCATCGATCGCCCCAGTGTCCACCGTACCGGCGCTCCCAACTACCAGGAAGGGGGTGAAGCCATCTCGGCGGTCGTTGTGAATCGCCTGCTGGAGAGCTTCAACGTCAATCCGATGACGGCTGTCTGTCGCGATCTTCCGCAACGCATCGCTTCCCACACCGGCGATATCCATCGCCTTGGCAATGCACCCATGCACGGCAGAGGAGCCATATGCGGCTAAACGCCTGGAGTTGGCAGCGACGCCATCTCTGCGCACCTGAAAACCTAGCTCTGTGTCCCGGGCGATGACCACCGCGATCAGGTTCGCCATCGAGGTCCCAGTGACGAAGAGCCCTGTCGCTCCCTCGGGAAATCCGAAGATCTCGCGCACCCAGTTCACAACCTGGCGTTCGACCTCAACGGGGGCGTGATCGCGACCGCCAAGGTTAGCGTTTAGGCCAGCAGCCAGCATCTCCGCCAGCATCCCCACCGGTGTCCCTCCGCCATGCACCCACCCCATAAAGCCCGGGTGGACGTTTCCTGCTGCGAAGGGCACAATATGCTGCATAAACTCTTCATGCACTCGGTCAAGATCCATCGGGAGAACAGGAACGCCCTTGCGAAACCAGGTCCGGACGGCCGTCGGGATAGGTTGCCATACAGGACGTTTACGAACGTTCTCGAGGTAGTCGACCATGTCATCCAGCATCTCGTGCGCCTGCCTGCGAAATACTTTCCAGTTCGAAGGGTCCAGCGTTATCGGCGCATCCGCTGCTGAATCTATACTCTGGTTTTCTGTACCCATTACTTGCGACATCCAGTCTCCTGCGGGGATCTATCTTCCCGCTGTGAGCTGAAACTCAGCACGTCCGTAACCAAAGAGAACAGGTATTTTGATAGAGAGATTAGTAAATCCTCATCCAGGTGCTGTTTGGCTTTCGTGATCAACTACCTTGTGGAATGAAACCCGGGCTGCCGGTACTCACCACTTCATTGAACCGCTGTCTAGTTTGAATTCGATTGATTTCATCAAACGCGTCTTCAGGAAGGGCGGAAATGTTGAAATTCTCCCGAACGCGAGCCGCATTCGTGGTCTTGACCAGTAGAGTCGTACCACGTTGCACAGCCCAGGCCAGAAGCACTTGTGCCGGCGTCTTTCCAATTCGTGCGGCGATTGCCAAGATAACTGGATCCTCAAGCACCCCGGGCTTTATTCCATGACCCAACGGCGCGCCGGCCAAAAAAACAATGTTCTTCTTGTTGCAAAACTCCAGAAGCTCCGTTTGCGGCAGGTACGGATGTGCTTCGACCTGGATCACAGCCGGCTTGATTCTGGCCGACTCGTAGATGGGCAAAAGCACCTCGAAGGTCACGTCAGACAGTCCGATAGCCCGACACTTGCCGTGGTCCACAAGACTCTCCATCGCCCTCCAAGTGTCCAGCAGAGTGACGCTGCGGTCGTAGATGACATTGCCACTTTGATCTCGCGGATCGAACTCGTCCCCTGGTTGAAAAGCAAATGGGGTGTGAATGAGATAGAGATCAAGGTAGCTCAACTTTAGCCTGTCAAGACTGGCCTCGAAAGCCGGCTCCACGCGCTCGGGACGATGATTGGTATTCCACAACTTAGTGGTAACAAAGATGTCTTCGCGCCCAATTCCTCCAGCAGCAAGTCCCGCCTGCAACGCCTCGCCTACCTCGCGCTCGTTCCGGTATCGCTCCGCGCAATCGAAGTGTCGAAATCCCACATCCAGAGCGTCTCTGGTCGCAGATGTCGTCAAGGTGACATCGTGAATCAGGGTGCCGAAACCGAGGACAGGCATTTCGCCAACTCCGTGGCTAAGCGGCATTCTCGCGTTCCGAAAATCAGAAGATTCGGCCATGATGGTCCCTCGACACTTCTAGCTGCCGGTGTGAAGCCACTTGGAAGCACCGTCGAGCGCTACCCGAAGCTTCGTGATGACTATTTGCCGTCCTTCGGCGTTACTTCGCTCAGCCCGCCTGTAGACAAATCATAAACAAATCCACGAATCACTACGCTCGAAGGAATCCATGGGTGCGACCTGAGTTTGAGTACTTGTTTCTGTGTCGCCAGATTCACGTCAGTGTAACAGTGGAATTTATCTGGAGCTACTGCCCACACGCCGCATTGTGTGTGGATATGGTTCTCGAACTCTTCCTCCGAAAACATTGTCATCCCGCAGCCGGTGTGTCCGACGACCATGATCTCTCGCACGCCCAGAACGTGAATCGAAAACATGAGAGACCGCACAACATCTATCGTTGCTGCCGTCCCGACGTTTCGAATCACATCCGCATCGGCAGGCTTGATGTCAAACCATTCCAGCAACTGGTTCAGGCGGGGATCCATACATGTGAGAATTGCGATCTTCGGAGCTGGTTTGTTCGCCAGCGATGGATCATGGTGCGCTGCACTCTGGCGGTTTGCGGTAATCGCGTGTTCGATCAAGCTCATTTCGATTCTCCTTTATAGCGCCGCAACTCCTGGATTGGGTTTGCGAAGTCGCGTGGTTTGATGTTGTTAATGGGGAACCAATCCTTTCGTACGGACTCCGCGTCTTTTGTCATGTTGCGGAGAAGATGGCGTTCTCAAGGCCCGGTAGCGTTGACCAGTCTCACGCGACCTTGGTCCCAAGACTGATGTGTTGATTAGGCCAGAGGAACAGAGTTGCAACCATTAGACGAAGGTATTGATCGATACCTTTGTCTAATCGGTGTTCCTGCGGCCCTATGTGCTACCGGCGCGGTTCTCACATGACGCACTGTCGAGCCCATTTTCGAGGTTCAACGCAGGCGTGAGCCACTTTACCCACGCTAAAAGAACGATTGAGTCCACTGGGGTTGGCCAAGATACTATTGCTTGCGACAATCGCCGAACAGGGCCAGCCTTCCGAAATGCGCAACATGTTCCGATGAGTCGCGTGCGATCTTTGCCGACAAACCCGATGCCGCTCAGATTCGCTTCGCGAGAATTTCCTAGAGCTAAAGCTGACGAGCACAGAGCATCATGTAAGTCAGACAGAGCTTTCACTGACGTAGCCGCTCTCCTAGCCTCTCCTCAAGTTACCCTTGCTTGTGCTGTCGGCTTACTCTGACCGTGTGCATCCTGTTGCTAACTTCTGGCGACCGTGCCGGGTCCAGCCGCGCACGCGCCCGGGAGATCCTGGATTTTGCGGCGGCTTCGGATATATGAAGTGCCTGAGCGATCTCCCTGGCTGAACAGTCATCCATCATCTGCAGCTCAATGACCTGACGAAGCAGAGGTTGAAGCTTTCTGATGGATCGAAGCAGATGAGCGTACCTCTGACGGTGAACGCAAATATGCTCGGGGGTCGGGCCAGTATCTTTGAGTTCAAAATCAAGAAAGTCTTCTGTTTCATGCGGATGGTCGAAGGAGACCTCAGAGCGCATGCGGCGTTTGCGAAGGATCATCAGCGCGGAATTGATCCCAATCCTGGTGACCCAGGTAGAAAAGCTCGCTCTTTCTTCGAAGGTGTGCAACGCCTTATAAGCTCGCAGAAACGTATCCTGCAGAGCATCCTCAGCGTCTTCGCGGTTTTTGGTAATGGTCAACAGTTTTCGATAGACTCGTTGCGCATAGATTTCCCTGAGTTCGGCAAATGCCGCGGCAGATCCCGATCGTGCGGCCGTAACTAGTTGCACAATTCCTAAGGGCTCCATGTGGCGCGGAGCGGCCTTAGTCGCGAGTTCTTTATCGGCGAAATTATCGTGCGGTGTTAGTACCATCAGCACTCCCATTTGTAATTCTCCTTGTCTTTCGCTTCGGGCTTCCGATGAGAGTTAGGTGACAGAAGACGATTTCGTCGCAGCTTAACGCTGGGCTTCTGCCGCGTTACCGAGCAACCCGACGTAGTGTCCAAGCCGCGTTTCCACATCGCCGGGTACATGAAAGCCTTGCTCAAACAGAGCACGGAGTCTTTTCTGGGTCGCAGGTCGCCCGAGTGACGTCGTGAACGCCTCCCACTCTGGAACAATTTCCGCGTCCGAGGGCAGGCTATTCAGGTCGACCATTCGCTTCGTCTCTGCAATTGCTTGTTTGTCGAAAGATGAGATTCTTTCGGCAAGAGCATCGACAAACGCATCCAGTTGGTTGTCCGGCAGTGAACGGTTGACATAGCCATACAACTCAGCAAGGTCGCCGTTGACGTCGTCGGCGCCTAACAACACTTCTAATGCCCTGCCGCGGCCGATCAATCGTGGTAGTCGTGCCATAGGGCCGCCCCCGGGAACCAAACCTGCCCCGACCTCCCACTGCGAGAGAATCGCTTTCTCTCGACTGGCAAAGCGCATATCGCTAGCGAGAGCGAGTTCACTCCCTACGCCGGTGGCACGCCCGCGGATAGATGCAATCGAAACAACAGACGCGCGACTTAGCCTGGCGAGCATGTCAGGTAGCGCCTGCAGACCAGTTCGTCCCACCGGGAATTTAGCCGACTCCTCTGGCTTTGCCAGGAAGTCATAGTGAGTTAGAAAAAAGCCATCCACAGCGCTGTCAAAGACGACAACCCGGACTCGATCGTCGGTTTCGAGCTTCGACACGATTGCTTCCAGTTGTGGAATATGAGCTGGACCAAATATGTTGATAGGCGGGAGGTCAAGCGTGACCCTCCAATATGCATCAGAATGCTGGAGTAGCCGTATTTCCCCTTCGTTGCGTGTGTTGATCATCTTTTCCTCCGGTTTCAATTAAGCCGGGAGCGTTAGGTAAAGACAATTGGACGATGGTATCGGGGATACTTTGGTATGTGGGGTGTCCTCTTTAAATCAATCGGTGTCTCGTCGACTTTGCGCGACGGAGAGAACATTGAAGACGCTGACAATCGCGCGTGCTGGCTCTTTTTGTTAGTGCAACGCCCTCTCCAATATCTTCAGTCAAGAGGAGACGGGGTTCCCTGAGCTTTGGCGATTGCATCGATGGGCCAATTTCCAATTGCCTTTCCAACATCGGGGTCGAGCGTGAGGTTCAATCGAGCTCGCCGCTCAAGATAAAACGCCAGGTCCAACAACGAAATACACAAACCCACCTCGGTGTACCGCTGCTGATCTTTTTCGTCTTTTACTTTACGAGCAGGAATGCGCGCAAATCCGGCAGAAGCGTTCGAATGCTCCGATTCACCAGGCTCTCATGCGGCTTTTTCGGGAACGATTCGAAAGAATACAGGTCAGCGAGATCTCGCAGCTTGTCGAAATTCAGGCTGATCTTCGAACTCTCCGCAGTCAATAGCTGATTCGCTTCTTGAGGAGACTCAGCCGGGATCGCCTTGAAGTTCGCTACGCTGCGCAGAGTTCCCAAAAGTAGAGCGCGAACGGATGCACCGGAGGTCTGTGCCCAGAGATGATCAAACACAAGCCACATTGCTACAATTCCCAGTAGAACAACCAGAACCGCGTCGCGAGCGGGCACAAGGGAGGTATTGATCGTGAACCTGTTGAAGTTCACCAGACTGTAGGACAGGATAATCTGAAGGCCGATGAAGGTTATCCGTGGTCCTGAAGTCGCCACCCAGGCGACACACGCGTATAACAGAGCGTACTCCGCGATAGTGTTTAGCTGAGGAAGGATGAACGCTTCGGTTCCCCATCTGATTACGCCTGCCCCCACAATAAAGCCCGCGAACCGGAGACTCTGTCTCTGCCGGCCCGCGCCTGTCAAACGACGAGCAAGATCGACGTCGCAGCAAGACCCATCACCCTGCGCTCATATAGAATACGTAGCAAACTAGAGCAGAGAATTTCTATATCAGCCGCGGAAAAAACCCACCGCCGATGCCGATAAAACAAACTAGACCCACACGTCTCAGCGCACGCCCCTATTCTTCGTCCGTGATACTCCAGAGATCAGAGAGATCTTGTATTCGGCTGAAGAATAAATGGAAAAACGATCTTCGCCCAGAGTAATTTTTTGATCGTTAGTCGACGGTTGTGATCACACAGAAATCCCAAAAAAAATCTACTAGACGAAGGTATTGGCGATACCGAGGTATCGCCAAGGCAACCCGAGATAGCTTAGTCGTCGGACAGGCCTGAGGCCGTTGGCCAGCATGCCCATATCACGCCAAAATAATCGTCAAGCTATACAAAATGACTTTCGCTAAGTTGCATTCGGAGCAGCGTTGAGAAGTACGCCGGTGAGGGTGGTCGCAGAATGATCACCGTGGAGCCGAGGAAGATCTTTCATTCTCGAAAGTCCAAGTTTGGCGGACATCTTTATTAGATCTGCGAAAGAGTCGGCGTGCATCTTCTGCATTACTTGGCCACGGTGAGCTTTCACCGTGATTTCACTAATGCCGAGTTCGCCGCCGATCTGCTTATTTAGCAACCCGGAAGACACCAACGCCATAACCTGTCTTTCGCGAGGAGAAAGAGAGGCATAACTTCTCTGAAGGGCTTGTTTCTGCGCCTCTTTCGCGAGAACAAAACCGCTCCGTGCAAGAGCCTCCCGGACAGCGCTCAAGAGTTCGTTGTCACGGAAAGGCTTCGTGAGGAATTCGACAGCTCCTGCTTTCATGGCTTCTACGGCGGTAGGTACGTCGCCTTCGGCGCTGAGAAAGATGGTCGGGATGTAAGGGCGTTCTATCGCTGTACGCTTCTGCAGTTCGAGGCCGCTTACACCTGGAAGAGATACGTCGAGTAACAGGCAGCTGGGAACAGCTCCCAGAGGATAGGCGAGGAACTCTTCGCCCGACGTAAACGACTCCGAGTGCCAGCCTTCGCTTCGTACCAACCGCTCCAGGGATTCTCGGAGGGCTATGTTCGGGTCGACTATGAAGACGACCGGGGTGTCCCGTGATGGTTCTGTGCACCCGAATCGATGACTGGCGTACGAGCTTGTCCTGCTTACTAAGTGAGATCCCGTGAGAATGAAACCCATATCGGACTCCTAACGTTCCCCGCGATTCGTTCTGAAGATGTTGTCTATGAGAGTCGTGGATGGATGCTCACAATAGACCCTTTCTCGGTTGAAGGTGTGCTTAGTTTTCTTTGGTGAGATCTAAGCTGAACGGGTGGTTTTCGCCGGCATGTTTGCCAGCTCTTTGCGAAACTCACTCGGAGTGAGTCCAACTACTCTCCGAAATACCTTTGTAAAGTGTTCCTGGGTTCTAAACCCAATAAGCCTACTAACCTCCGCAATGCTCAAGCTGTCATCTTTTAGGTGAATCTTCGCGCGCTCGATTCTGACTCGCAGAACATACTGGTGCGGACTAAGTCCTGTCTCCTTCGTAAACAATGTTGCAAGATGATGCGGCGTCACTTCGGCGACTCTGGCCATAGCCGCCAAACTGATGTTTCCACTTGCGTTAGCGTGGATATAGTCGATCACTCGGGTGCAAACTTCCTTAGTAATATGGGCCCCTTTCGTTTACAGCTCTGCCGAATGAGGACACCGTATCGCGAAAAGATTGGTCAAATGTTCCGGCGTTGGTCAATTCTTCCGATTTAATCGGTCAAAAAAACCGATCCACGTGAAACAGCGGTATTCTCTTCTTGCAGATCTTCCGTGTGGCGAGGTACGACCAATGGCCAACTCTGGGGTGCTTCCTGTCGATGCTGTAGAAGTGATGAAGGGCAGCTGCGCGTTGTGCCCCTTCCCTACTCGCTCGTCAATCACAAGCAAGGGCGCCGGTTGGAAAGGGATTGCCATGGAGTCGTTCAGCGACATCCCGGGCGTCGCCATTCCGGATCATGAGCACCCAACCCATTTTGTCAACCTTCTGACACAAGGTGAAATCAAGGCTCAGTGGACTACAGAAGGACGGAGCCATACTGCAACGAACAGTCCCGGCACCATCTATCTTTTGCCGGCAGGCACTCGTGACAGGCTGACCTGGTCAGGTCCGACCACCCGGGTCGTTTTGGTCATGGAGCCGGGGTTCCTCTCGCGCTCACTGGAGCACACTGCACATCTCGATGAGATCGACCTGACGACGCACTGGAATCTTCGTGATCGTCATATCCAGTCACTGATGCTCGCTATGCATGCCGATCTGGAAGATGGTTCGCCCGCCGGCCCACTGTATGGGGAGTCTCTTGGTTTGACGCTTGGCCTCTATCTCATTCGGCGCTATTCGACTCGAAGTAGAAGCAATAGCCTCCAACTCACCGGCGGAATGCCAACAGCTCGTCTGAATCGAGTTCTTGATTTTATTAACCAGAACTTTGCCCAGGATCTGCGTCTATGGGAGCTTGCAGAGTTAGCGGGAATGAGTCCTCATTACTTCTGTGAGTTATTCAAGGCGAGTACAGGACTGACTGCCTATCAATATGTCTTGCAGTGCCGAATCGAACGTGCGAAAAGATGTCTTCGCAATCCACAACTTAGCGTCGGCGATGCGGGCGTTGCGGCTGGCTTCTCCGACCAAAGTCATTTCACAAAGGTCTTTCGCCGGAAGGTTGGGGTCACGCCCATGAAGTACCGTAGTCAGGCTGGATAAGTCATCCATCATCTTTGTGATTGGAGTTCTTTGAGCTCTGAATAGCATTAGTCCAATACGCGCAGAACGACCGGGGCCCTGGACGCCGCCGCCGTTCATGCGTTGGCACTTCATGGCTGAAGAAAGTCGACTGGCGACGGTATATCAGAACATGCCCGCCTCAGTCGACGTGCTGGGGACACACGGTCCCCCCTACGGCATCCTCGATCCCGAACCTCCGCCTCTTCACAAGTCCACGAACTGGTAACCCTCCTCGAAGAATCGGGATAGACTTGAAGCCCTAGACGGAGGGTGCAACCTATCTGGGCAGGTAAGCGGCTCTGTTCAATAAGCTCTCCAGGGTCTATTTCGCAAGGCACGGAGGACCTAAATGAGTAATCGCATGAGTGTTTTATCGCGTCGACTTGGGCGCTTCGCGGGCGGCTTCTCATTCGCAACCGTCGCCTTCTTCTCAATCGGGTTGTATGCCGCCGCCAACACCAAAGGCCAAATAGTATTCCTCTTCGCTGGCCTTGTTTTGGTATGCCTCTTCGCCA
Coding sequences within:
- a CDS encoding pyridoxal-dependent decarboxylase encodes the protein MSQVMGTENQSIDSAADAPITLDPSNWKVFRRQAHEMLDDMVDYLENVRKRPVWQPIPTAVRTWFRKGVPVLPMDLDRVHEEFMQHIVPFAAGNVHPGFMGWVHGGGTPVGMLAEMLAAGLNANLGGRDHAPVEVERQVVNWVREIFGFPEGATGLFVTGTSMANLIAVVIARDTELGFQVRRDGVAANSRRLAAYGSSAVHGCIAKAMDIAGVGSDALRKIATDSRHRIDVEALQQAIHNDRRDGFTPFLVVGSAGTVDTGAIDDLAALADLCQREKLWFHVDGAYGALGMLAADIAPRLRGIERADSLAFDFHKWGHVPYDAGFILVRDGQLHQQSFESSPAYLKREVRGLAAGAPWPCDFGPDLSRGFHALKTWFTLKVHGIQTLGAVISQTCELASYLESLIAERAELELLAPVELNIVCFRYRTEDSDRINAQIVVNLQECGSVAPSTTRMKGALAIRAAIVNHRTSRSEIRTLLTETLALGRALQNEQSPRAGALEMEETPEARQHTGMQVALQHVEARLSVEPESITLMFQRACFLEQTGHLQEARDAYRDLLDHEPSHLGALNNLGNLLLKSREIPEARRLYELAVGYHPDRPSCRANLGNLLFKNGEREAAREQFEQALRVDQNYRPAHAGLCFILDQLGDPERATWHRNKAFQNRCVVITPYRGEQPPITVLELVSTTGGNIRTDDFLSDRAFQRILITTEFYDPKTVLPPHQLVVNAIGEADGAAAALAGALSVVAHTDAPVINHPEFVLATGRCEIAQRLSDVPGVVTARTRTLSREQLLAPQAAATLASLDFRFPLLLRTPGFHGGENFIRVETLEELPAAVSELPGDDLFVIQYLDARGADGKSRKYRVMMIDGQIYPLHVAISGDWKIHYFSADMADFPEHRAEDADFLTDIRGVLGECAMAALQQIQETLRLDYGGIDFGLSEKGEVLLFEANATMAVLVPEKDPRWDYRRPAVEKIYRTLWTMLKRKATVCQSSANGLNIQSAKNNLEIETETLASVAT
- a CDS encoding aldo/keto reductase, with the translated sequence MAESSDFRNARMPLSHGVGEMPVLGFGTLIHDVTLTTSATRDALDVGFRHFDCAERYRNEREVGEALQAGLAAGGIGREDIFVTTKLWNTNHRPERVEPAFEASLDRLKLSYLDLYLIHTPFAFQPGDEFDPRDQSGNVIYDRSVTLLDTWRAMESLVDHGKCRAIGLSDVTFEVLLPIYESARIKPAVIQVEAHPYLPQTELLEFCNKKNIVFLAGAPLGHGIKPGVLEDPVILAIAARIGKTPAQVLLAWAVQRGTTLLVKTTNAARVRENFNISALPEDAFDEINRIQTRQRFNEVVSTGSPGFIPQGS
- a CDS encoding beta-class carbonic anhydrase; this encodes MSLIEHAITANRQSAAHHDPSLANKPAPKIAILTCMDPRLNQLLEWFDIKPADADVIRNVGTAATIDVVRSLMFSIHVLGVREIMVVGHTGCGMTMFSEEEFENHIHTQCGVWAVAPDKFHCYTDVNLATQKQVLKLRSHPWIPSSVVIRGFVYDLSTGGLSEVTPKDGK
- a CDS encoding RNA polymerase sigma factor, with translation MGVLMVLTPHDNFADKELATKAAPRHMEPLGIVQLVTAARSGSAAAFAELREIYAQRVYRKLLTITKNREDAEDALQDTFLRAYKALHTFEERASFSTWVTRIGINSALMILRKRRMRSEVSFDHPHETEDFLDFELKDTGPTPEHICVHRQRYAHLLRSIRKLQPLLRQVIELQMMDDCSAREIAQALHISEAAAKSRISRARARLDPARSPEVSNRMHTVRVSRQHKQG
- a CDS encoding enoyl-CoA hydratase/isomerase family protein, translating into MINTRNEGEIRLLQHSDAYWRVTLDLPPINIFGPAHIPQLEAIVSKLETDDRVRVVVFDSAVDGFFLTHYDFLAKPEESAKFPVGRTGLQALPDMLARLSRASVVSIASIRGRATGVGSELALASDMRFASREKAILSQWEVGAGLVPGGGPMARLPRLIGRGRALEVLLGADDVNGDLAELYGYVNRSLPDNQLDAFVDALAERISSFDKQAIAETKRMVDLNSLPSDAEIVPEWEAFTTSLGRPATQKRLRALFEQGFHVPGDVETRLGHYVGLLGNAAEAQR
- a CDS encoding response regulator transcription factor yields the protein MGFILTGSHLVSRTSSYASHRFGCTEPSRDTPVVFIVDPNIALRESLERLVRSEGWHSESFTSGEEFLAYPLGAVPSCLLLDVSLPGVSGLELQKRTAIERPYIPTIFLSAEGDVPTAVEAMKAGAVEFLTKPFRDNELLSAVREALARSGFVLAKEAQKQALQRSYASLSPRERQVMALVSSGLLNKQIGGELGISEITVKAHRGQVMQKMHADSFADLIKMSAKLGLSRMKDLPRLHGDHSATTLTGVLLNAAPNAT
- a CDS encoding helix-turn-helix transcriptional regulator translates to MARVAEVTPHHLATLFTKETGLSPHQYVLRVRIERAKIHLKDDSLSIAEVSRLIGFRTQEHFTKVFRRVVGLTPSEFRKELANMPAKTTRSA
- a CDS encoding AraC family transcriptional regulator gives rise to the protein MANSGVLPVDAVEVMKGSCALCPFPTRSSITSKGAGWKGIAMESFSDIPGVAIPDHEHPTHFVNLLTQGEIKAQWTTEGRSHTATNSPGTIYLLPAGTRDRLTWSGPTTRVVLVMEPGFLSRSLEHTAHLDEIDLTTHWNLRDRHIQSLMLAMHADLEDGSPAGPLYGESLGLTLGLYLIRRYSTRSRSNSLQLTGGMPTARLNRVLDFINQNFAQDLRLWELAELAGMSPHYFCELFKASTGLTAYQYVLQCRIERAKRCLRNPQLSVGDAGVAAGFSDQSHFTKVFRRKVGVTPMKYRSQAG